A region of Cellulophaga sp. RHA19 DNA encodes the following proteins:
- the hemC gene encoding hydroxymethylbilane synthase: MSKIIRIGTRDSELALYQANRVKSELEKLGHKAKIVAVKSTGDLELDKPLYELGITGIFTRTLDIAMLKGDVDIAVHSLKDVPTVLPKGIVQAAVLERGNVKDTLVYKNNEEFLGARDGVIATSSLRRKAQWLNRYPTHRVEDIRGNVNTRLQKLEDSETWHGAIFAAAGIGRLDLRPEEAVNLDWMVPAPGQGAIMVAAREIDEDILAICSEINHEETEICTTIERTFLNKLEGGCTAPIGALAYIKNEQVVFRVVLLSPDGSKKIETDRVVKLGKHQDLAETIAEFVLERGGKYIMEGLHSEDKKTTVYSTKLLTNDQKDRFTSGITVESNDFIKISSNRIAPRFFKNEIENVVFTSKNAVESVITNYAGSELQFKNIYCVGRKTRRFIKNNIGPVAHFEKSATELAHYLADNLDTKEVTYFSGNLRLDDLPTILEKNNIKINEIEAYQTKFDTKKAPDSVESVLFYSPSGIESFLKENKANAIAFCIGDTTAAEAKKHFSDVRVANLPTVESVIDLVNEHYS; this comes from the coding sequence ATGAGCAAAATAATACGCATTGGTACCAGAGATAGTGAACTTGCACTTTACCAGGCAAACAGAGTAAAATCTGAACTAGAAAAATTAGGTCACAAAGCAAAAATTGTTGCTGTAAAATCTACAGGAGACTTAGAGTTAGATAAACCACTTTACGAGTTAGGAATTACGGGTATTTTTACAAGAACTTTAGACATAGCTATGTTAAAAGGTGATGTAGATATTGCCGTTCACTCTTTAAAAGATGTGCCAACTGTTTTACCAAAAGGTATTGTACAAGCTGCTGTTTTAGAACGTGGTAATGTAAAAGATACGTTGGTTTACAAAAACAACGAAGAATTTTTAGGTGCACGAGATGGTGTTATTGCTACCAGCAGTTTACGCCGTAAAGCACAGTGGTTAAACCGTTACCCTACGCATAGGGTTGAAGATATACGTGGTAATGTAAACACACGTTTGCAAAAACTAGAGGATTCAGAAACTTGGCACGGAGCTATATTTGCTGCTGCTGGTATTGGTCGTTTAGATTTAAGGCCAGAAGAAGCTGTAAATTTAGATTGGATGGTGCCTGCTCCAGGACAAGGTGCAATAATGGTTGCCGCTAGGGAAATAGATGAGGATATTTTGGCTATTTGCTCAGAAATTAATCATGAAGAAACAGAAATATGTACTACAATAGAGCGTACATTTTTAAATAAATTAGAAGGTGGTTGTACTGCACCAATTGGTGCATTGGCTTATATAAAGAACGAGCAAGTAGTTTTTAGAGTTGTACTTTTAAGCCCTGACGGATCTAAAAAAATTGAAACAGACAGAGTTGTGAAACTAGGTAAACATCAAGACCTGGCAGAGACTATTGCAGAGTTTGTTTTAGAGCGTGGTGGTAAATATATAATGGAAGGACTACATAGTGAGGATAAAAAGACCACTGTTTACTCTACCAAATTACTAACCAACGACCAAAAAGATAGATTTACAAGCGGAATAACTGTAGAAAGTAACGATTTTATAAAAATCAGCTCTAATAGAATTGCGCCTCGTTTTTTTAAAAATGAAATTGAAAACGTTGTTTTTACAAGTAAAAATGCGGTAGAATCTGTAATTACAAATTATGCAGGTTCAGAATTACAATTTAAAAATATTTACTGTGTTGGTCGTAAAACAAGACGTTTTATAAAAAATAATATTGGTCCTGTTGCACATTTTGAAAAAAGCGCAACAGAATTAGCACATTATTTAGCAGATAACTTAGATACAAAGGAAGTAACTTATTTCTCGGGAAATTTAAGATTAGATGATTTGCCTACAATCTTAGAAAAAAACAATATTAAGATTAATGAGATTGAAGCATACCAAACAAAGTTTGATACTAAAAAAGCACCAGATAGCGTAGAGTCAGTGTTATTTTATAGTCCGTCTGGTATAGAAAGCTTTTTAAAAGAAAATAAAGCCAATGCAATTGCTTTTTGTATTGGAGATACAACTGCTGCAGAGGCAAAAAAGCATTTTTCAGATGTTAGAGTAGCAAATCTACCAACTGTAGAAAGTGTTATAGATTTAGTAAATGAGCATTATAGCTAA
- the hemA gene encoding glutamyl-tRNA reductase: MKNYHISKHNSFYTIGLNYEKADAVVRGKFSLDEKAMNALLVEAAEEGIDGLLVTSTCNRTELHGFAKHPFQLIKLLCDNALGTVEEFQEVAYVYKNNDAISHLFKVGTGLDSQILGDFEIISQLKQSFVRSKKHNLANPFIERLCNAVIRASKRIKNETEISSGATSVAFASVQYIIKNVPNISDKNILLFGTGKIGRNTCENLIKHTQNSHITLINRTKDKAEKVAGKFNLVVKDYGDLQAEIRNTDVLIVATGAAQPTISKELIYTKKPLLILDLSIPKNVADNVEELDNVSLIHLDHLSQMTDETLEKRKQFIPQAEAINDEIKTEFIKWLETRKFAPVIKALKQKLNTIKEEELDFHSKKAANFNLEEADIITDRIIQKITKQFANHLKDENTDANNSLDLIQKVFQLELNSTK, from the coding sequence ATGAAGAATTATCATATTTCTAAACATAACTCTTTTTACACTATAGGTCTTAATTACGAAAAGGCAGATGCAGTTGTAAGAGGTAAATTTAGTTTAGATGAAAAAGCAATGAATGCATTGCTAGTAGAGGCAGCAGAGGAAGGTATAGATGGCTTATTGGTAACCTCTACGTGTAACAGAACAGAATTACACGGTTTTGCAAAGCATCCATTTCAATTAATAAAATTGTTGTGCGATAATGCTTTGGGTACGGTTGAAGAGTTTCAGGAAGTAGCATATGTATATAAAAATAACGATGCTATTAGTCACTTATTTAAAGTAGGTACAGGCTTAGATAGTCAAATTCTAGGCGATTTTGAAATTATAAGTCAACTTAAGCAAAGTTTTGTTCGTTCTAAAAAACACAATTTAGCAAACCCGTTTATAGAACGTTTGTGCAATGCAGTTATACGTGCAAGTAAACGTATCAAAAACGAAACAGAAATATCTAGCGGAGCAACATCTGTAGCTTTTGCATCTGTACAGTACATTATTAAAAACGTTCCAAACATATCAGATAAAAATATTTTACTTTTTGGTACTGGTAAAATAGGACGTAATACGTGTGAAAATTTAATAAAACACACCCAAAACTCTCACATAACTTTAATAAACAGAACCAAAGACAAGGCAGAAAAAGTTGCTGGCAAGTTTAATTTAGTAGTTAAGGATTACGGAGATTTACAGGCCGAAATTAGAAATACAGACGTGTTAATAGTTGCTACTGGCGCTGCACAACCTACTATTTCTAAAGAGTTAATTTATACTAAAAAGCCACTTTTAATTTTAGACCTTTCTATTCCTAAAAACGTGGCAGATAATGTAGAGGAGTTAGACAATGTATCTTTAATTCATTTAGATCATTTATCGCAAATGACAGATGAAACTTTAGAGAAAAGAAAACAGTTTATACCTCAGGCAGAAGCTATTAACGATGAAATTAAAACCGAGTTTATAAAGTGGTTAGAGACCCGCAAATTTGCTCCGGTAATTAAAGCATTGAAGCAAAAGCTTAATACAATTAAAGAAGAAGAGCTAGATTTTCATAGCAAAAAGGCTGCTAACTTTAACTTAGAAGAAGCAGATATTATAACAGACCGTATTATACAAAAAATTACAAAACAGTTTGCTAATCATTTAAAAGATGAAAATACAGATGCAAACAATAGTTTAGATTTAATACAGAAAGTTTTTCAATTAGAATTGAATTCAACAAAATGA
- a CDS encoding helix-turn-helix domain-containing protein, whose amino-acid sequence MEAKNAAKGSFEEVLIEDGFYVLKIQNDSIENQKVEREIDSSFIQFHYCLKGNGKFIFNDSSYALEVSEENSLLLYNTQKDLPLNLELSPNSWMVSVVMTIRKFHSLFSKEAEYIPFLSSDFKDKKYYSQENVSPATAIVLSQIMNYNLHSSIKSLYIKAKVYELIALYFNMSEDADIEQCPFLVDEDNVQRIKKAKEIIIARMAEPPTLAELSDEIGLSLKKLKEGFKQIYGDSVYSFLFEHKMDYARKMLETGQHNVNEVGLKVGYSTASHFIAAFKKKYGTTPKKYLMSLTNG is encoded by the coding sequence ATGGAAGCAAAAAATGCCGCTAAAGGTTCATTTGAAGAAGTACTGATTGAAGACGGGTTTTACGTACTTAAAATACAAAACGATAGTATTGAAAATCAAAAAGTTGAACGTGAAATAGACAGTTCTTTCATACAGTTTCATTACTGTTTAAAAGGCAACGGAAAGTTTATTTTTAATGACAGTAGTTATGCTTTAGAGGTTTCTGAAGAAAACTCTCTTCTACTATACAACACACAAAAAGATTTACCTTTAAATTTAGAGCTAAGCCCTAACTCTTGGATGGTTTCTGTGGTAATGACAATACGTAAGTTTCATTCTTTATTTTCTAAAGAAGCAGAATATATCCCTTTTTTAAGTTCCGATTTTAAAGACAAAAAATACTACTCACAAGAAAATGTGAGCCCGGCTACAGCAATTGTTCTTAGTCAGATTATGAACTACAACCTACACTCGTCTATTAAAAGCTTATATATAAAAGCAAAGGTTTATGAACTTATTGCGCTATATTTTAATATGAGTGAAGATGCAGATATAGAACAATGTCCGTTTTTGGTTGATGAAGATAACGTACAGCGAATTAAAAAAGCAAAAGAAATTATTATTGCAAGAATGGCAGAACCACCAACGTTAGCAGAATTGTCTGATGAAATTGGCTTGTCTTTAAAAAAGTTAAAAGAAGGTTTTAAACAAATTTATGGCGACTCTGTCTACAGTTTTTTGTTTGAACATAAAATGGATTATGCACGCAAAATGTTAGAAACGGGTCAGCATAATGTAAACGAGGTTGGTTTAAAGGTAGGTTACAGTACAGCCAGTCACTTTATTGCCGCCTTTAAAAAGAAATATGGTACAACACCTAAAAAGTATCTAATGTCTTTAACTAATGGCTAA
- a CDS encoding N-acetylmuramoyl-L-alanine amidase-like domain-containing protein, which produces MMMKKQLIVLCTLLFSVVSFAQHITCSPKDSIAFNDKIKQIKALPKSNTFGDSLTAIGKTFLEIPYVAKTLEIGKKESLVVNLQGLDCTTFVENVLAFGLISRADNLQFLDFTNALKKIRYRDGNLDGYGSRLHYFTEWISNNETKDLVKNITNDLGGKIVKKEINFMGTHRDLYPFLKDDANYNTILESEEVLKQNEFCVLSADDIAANEHLIQTGDIIALATSIKGLDVTHTGIAIRAQDGHIHMLHASTGSMQVEITKLPLVDYLKKIKSNIGIMVARPI; this is translated from the coding sequence ATGATGATGAAAAAACAATTAATAGTACTGTGTACTCTTTTATTTTCGGTAGTTTCTTTTGCGCAACATATTACCTGCTCACCAAAAGATAGTATTGCTTTTAATGACAAAATTAAACAGATAAAGGCCTTGCCAAAATCTAATACTTTTGGAGATAGTTTAACGGCTATAGGAAAAACTTTTTTAGAAATTCCGTATGTTGCAAAAACGCTAGAAATTGGAAAAAAAGAATCTTTAGTTGTTAATTTACAAGGTTTAGATTGTACCACTTTTGTAGAAAACGTTTTAGCTTTTGGATTAATTTCTAGAGCAGATAATTTACAGTTTTTAGACTTTACTAATGCCTTAAAAAAAATTAGATATAGAGATGGTAATTTAGATGGTTATGGCTCTAGACTGCATTACTTTACAGAGTGGATTTCTAATAATGAAACCAAAGACTTGGTTAAAAATATAACAAACGACCTTGGAGGTAAAATTGTTAAAAAGGAAATTAACTTTATGGGTACACATAGAGATTTGTATCCGTTTTTAAAAGATGATGCTAATTATAATACTATTTTAGAGTCTGAAGAAGTGCTAAAACAAAACGAGTTTTGTGTATTATCTGCAGATGATATTGCAGCTAATGAGCACTTAATACAAACTGGTGATATTATTGCGTTGGCAACCTCTATTAAAGGACTAGACGTTACGCATACAGGTATTGCTATACGTGCACAAGATGGGCACATACATATGTTGCACGCTTCTACAGGGTCTATGCAAGTAGAGATAACAAAATTACCATTGGTAGATTATCTTAAAAAGATAAAAAGTAATATTGGTATTATGGTTGCAAGGCCAATTTAA
- a CDS encoding TraB/GumN family protein has product MRIFIGSVLLFFSCLGFAQEKNSLLWEISGNGLKQTSYLYGTMHVSKKIAFRLDDVFYESLLKSDVVALESDPATWLEDDMNQTSTRYNYVPKGFYASSFLMNNPQVEEVSSYLAFEDRILNGLLYRTNSFSQDFEEETYLDMFIYQAGQKFDKKIVALEGLEESRILVGRANLNPMKAKPDDWLLKKMQQKGMDFLLQDAYRERNINLIDSLDSGIYTDHYLKNMLYIRNHNMVVKLDSLLQNNKVFTGIGAAHLPGDKGVIALLRNKGYTVKPLTSKVGYKGKLLKEKIVKTFKQNTYKKQSPDDDAFTVLLPNKLYPVTDSNNTSYIVPDLANGSYVMITRIPTFSYLKNDRTFDFDKIDELLFENIPGKILEKNKKEKDGVPFFEIKNLLKNGDYQRYQIYITPLEIIIFKMGGEGSYVQQYSDTIFNTITLKKDLLKNVKITSGFKDFSVQIPSNHTFTNKYRKGVRFVQGVNTKTDDYYFLKKVSQNDLRFIEEDTFELKQIQKRFYQQLKIKPVYKNFKNNMLVSSGVLDSISNKKLFLKSVVNGVNYYLLGVVSKDSAVANTYFNSFKIQAPTYKKEFTFVKDTALYFTTKSTVKPPSFSVNNYSYNSGRKKPKAYNPYTKTNLYQNANGEIISVAVNKAHDFLMLPSVDSLWRLRKKMYQKKSFILYKEQQSKTPEGYEQLNLILTDTASTRGIFVRNIAKDGLLYEIKAVVDTVQKSSGFITAFINNFTPKDTVIGKSFLEDKTPLFFEGLRKNDSIALNGYRFLNFDEKHLDSLAYYVTSFDFNDSQKKIQSYLIEEMGKLNSSRVTPFFTSFYEDSYNNSNAQTKILQAVASKANEKSVHTLLDLMSKDLPLVSNDYEINTIFKPYLDSLSLAKHLFPKILEYSAIEEYKAPIFSILARLQLHSHIKSNSYKKYKKQFLNDAKIQLKRHLGKDNKNGMPRGFGSRNIAYNTLEDYAILLFPFRKEKEVQWFYTKLLLSNDAAVKTTYAALLARSNSPIPNGILDSLAANPESRKLLFNKLKVAKKINIFPKEYYTEESLGESLIYIRNRYNTNKYKVAFVTTKDISYNGVIYEGYYYEFSQKTTYDETKKLYLLVYPKDEEIGDQPFYQNNGKILDNVYTQDEVLDMVTEEFILKERKRAAVYRPNAYSTQFMNYNY; this is encoded by the coding sequence ATGCGCATTTTTATTGGTTCTGTTTTACTTTTTTTTTCTTGTTTAGGTTTTGCTCAAGAAAAAAATAGTTTGCTTTGGGAGATTTCTGGTAATGGCTTAAAGCAAACGTCTTACTTATACGGAACAATGCACGTAAGTAAAAAAATAGCTTTTAGGTTAGACGATGTTTTTTATGAGTCTTTACTAAAGAGTGATGTTGTTGCATTGGAGTCTGACCCAGCTACTTGGTTAGAGGATGATATGAACCAGACTTCTACGCGTTATAATTATGTGCCAAAGGGTTTTTATGCTAGCTCTTTTTTAATGAATAATCCACAGGTTGAAGAGGTGAGTTCTTACTTGGCTTTTGAGGATCGTATTTTAAATGGATTACTATATAGAACCAATTCTTTTAGTCAGGATTTTGAAGAAGAAACATACTTAGATATGTTTATATACCAAGCGGGACAAAAGTTTGATAAAAAAATAGTTGCTTTAGAAGGTTTAGAAGAATCTAGAATACTAGTAGGTAGGGCAAATTTAAACCCTATGAAAGCTAAACCAGACGATTGGTTGCTTAAAAAAATGCAGCAAAAAGGAATGGATTTTCTATTGCAAGATGCTTACAGAGAGCGTAATATAAATTTAATTGATTCTTTAGATTCTGGAATTTATACCGATCATTATTTAAAAAATATGCTCTACATACGCAACCACAATATGGTTGTAAAGTTAGATTCTCTTTTACAAAATAATAAAGTATTTACGGGTATTGGCGCAGCACATTTGCCAGGTGATAAAGGCGTAATTGCGCTTTTGCGTAATAAGGGTTATACAGTTAAGCCGTTAACATCTAAAGTTGGTTATAAAGGCAAACTGCTAAAAGAAAAAATAGTTAAAACATTTAAGCAGAATACCTATAAAAAACAGTCTCCAGATGATGATGCTTTTACAGTTTTGTTACCTAATAAATTATATCCAGTAACAGATAGTAACAATACAAGTTATATAGTGCCAGATTTGGCAAATGGTAGTTATGTGATGATTACCCGCATACCTACTTTTTCTTATTTAAAAAATGATAGAACTTTTGATTTTGACAAGATTGATGAGTTGCTTTTTGAGAATATTCCCGGAAAAATTTTAGAAAAAAATAAGAAAGAAAAAGACGGAGTTCCCTTTTTTGAGATTAAAAACTTACTTAAAAACGGTGACTACCAGCGGTACCAAATTTATATAACACCACTAGAAATTATTATTTTTAAAATGGGAGGTGAGGGTAGTTATGTGCAACAATATTCAGATACTATTTTTAATACAATTACATTAAAAAAGGATCTTTTAAAAAATGTTAAGATAACTTCTGGCTTTAAAGATTTTTCTGTGCAAATACCATCAAACCATACGTTTACTAATAAATACAGAAAAGGAGTTCGTTTTGTGCAGGGCGTAAATACAAAAACAGATGACTATTATTTTCTTAAAAAGGTTAGTCAAAACGATTTGCGCTTTATAGAGGAAGATACGTTTGAGCTAAAACAAATTCAAAAGCGTTTTTATCAACAATTAAAAATAAAACCAGTTTACAAGAACTTTAAAAATAATATGCTAGTGTCTAGCGGAGTTTTAGATTCTATTTCTAATAAAAAACTGTTTTTAAAATCGGTTGTAAACGGTGTAAATTATTATTTGTTAGGTGTTGTTAGTAAAGACTCTGCTGTTGCTAATACTTATTTTAATTCTTTTAAAATACAAGCGCCAACTTATAAAAAAGAATTCACTTTTGTAAAAGACACCGCATTGTATTTTACAACAAAATCTACCGTAAAGCCGCCGAGTTTTTCAGTGAATAATTATAGTTATAATAGTGGAAGAAAAAAGCCAAAAGCTTATAATCCGTACACAAAAACTAATCTTTACCAAAATGCTAATGGAGAAATTATTAGTGTTGCAGTAAATAAAGCGCACGATTTTCTAATGCTGCCAAGTGTAGATTCTCTTTGGAGATTGCGTAAAAAAATGTATCAAAAAAAGAGTTTTATTTTGTACAAAGAACAGCAATCTAAAACGCCAGAAGGGTATGAGCAGTTAAATTTGATTTTAACAGATACAGCTAGTACAAGAGGTATTTTTGTGAGGAACATAGCCAAAGATGGTCTGTTGTACGAGATTAAAGCGGTTGTTGACACCGTTCAAAAATCTAGCGGTTTTATAACTGCATTTATAAACAACTTTACACCTAAGGATACCGTTATTGGCAAATCGTTTTTAGAAGATAAAACACCTTTGTTTTTTGAAGGATTGCGTAAAAATGATAGTATAGCGCTTAATGGATATCGATTTTTAAATTTTGACGAAAAGCACTTAGATTCACTTGCCTATTACGTTACTAGTTTTGATTTTAACGATAGTCAAAAGAAAATACAATCCTATTTAATTGAAGAAATGGGTAAACTTAATAGCAGTAGAGTTACACCTTTTTTTACTTCTTTTTATGAGGACTCTTATAACAACTCTAATGCTCAAACAAAAATACTACAAGCTGTAGCCTCAAAAGCAAATGAAAAATCTGTTCATACGTTATTAGATTTAATGTCTAAAGACTTGCCACTAGTAAGTAACGATTATGAAATTAATACCATTTTTAAACCGTATTTAGATAGTCTCTCTTTAGCAAAGCATTTATTTCCTAAAATTTTGGAGTATAGTGCTATTGAAGAATACAAAGCACCCATATTTTCTATTTTAGCTCGCTTGCAATTGCATTCTCATATAAAGTCTAACAGTTATAAAAAGTATAAAAAACAGTTTTTAAACGATGCTAAAATTCAGCTTAAAAGACATTTAGGAAAGGATAATAAAAACGGTATGCCAAGAGGTTTTGGTTCTAGAAATATAGCTTATAATACATTAGAAGATTACGCAATTTTGCTTTTTCCTTTTAGAAAAGAAAAAGAAGTACAGTGGTTTTATACCAAACTTTTACTAAGTAATGATGCAGCCGTAAAAACAACATATGCAGCCTTGCTGGCTAGGTCAAACTCCCCTATACCAAATGGTATTTTAGATTCTTTAGCTGCTAATCCAGAAAGTAGAAAACTGTTGTTTAATAAGCTTAAAGTTGCTAAAAAAATAAATATTTTTCCTAAGGAGTATTATACAGAAGAAAGTTTAGGTGAGAGCTTAATATACATTAGAAACAGGTATAATACCAATAAGTATAAAGTGGCCTTTGTGACTACAAAAGATATATCCTACAATGGTGTAATCTATGAAGGTTATTATTATGAGTTTTCACAAAAAACAACTTATGACGAAACTAAGAAATTATACCTTTTAGTATATCCTAAAGATGAAGAAATTGGAGATCAGCCTTTTTATCAGAATAACGGTAAAATTCTTGACAATGTTTATACACAAGATGAGGTTTTAGATATGGTTACAGAGGAGTTTATTTTAAAAGAAAGAAAACGTGCCGCAGTTTATAGACCAAATGCTTACAGTACACAGTTTATGAACTACAACTATTAA
- the hemH gene encoding ferrochelatase produces the protein MKGVLLVNLGSPDSPTAKDVKPYLDEFLMDERVIDVPNWLRNIIVRGIILRTRPKKSAEAYKKIWWEEGSPLVVISERFTAKVKEQTKMPVALGMRYGSMTIKNGLQELKSKGVDEVLLVPLYPQYAMSSFETVVVKTMEEKEQHFPEMKITTLQAFYKNEAYLKVLSDSIAKNLEGFNYDHILFSYHGIPERHIKKSDPTKFHCKIDGSCCSTNSVAHNTCYRHQCYETTKRVTALLGIPEDKISVSFQSRLPNDPWLKPYTDFEFERFPKEGKKNLAVITPAFVADCLETLEEIAMEGKEQFTEAGGVEYKHIPCLNTDENWVSVMADWVNNWEKDGSLPS, from the coding sequence GTGAAAGGAGTTTTATTAGTAAATTTAGGGTCACCAGATAGTCCAACTGCTAAAGATGTTAAACCGTATTTAGATGAGTTTTTAATGGATGAAAGAGTTATAGATGTACCTAATTGGTTGCGTAATATTATTGTACGTGGTATTATTTTACGCACTAGACCTAAAAAATCTGCAGAAGCTTACAAAAAAATCTGGTGGGAAGAAGGATCTCCTCTTGTTGTAATCTCAGAACGTTTTACTGCTAAAGTAAAAGAACAAACAAAAATGCCTGTTGCTTTGGGTATGCGTTATGGTAGTATGACTATTAAAAACGGATTACAAGAGCTTAAAAGCAAAGGTGTAGACGAGGTATTACTAGTTCCTTTGTATCCGCAATATGCTATGTCTTCTTTTGAAACCGTTGTAGTTAAGACTATGGAAGAAAAAGAGCAGCATTTTCCTGAAATGAAAATTACTACACTACAGGCTTTTTATAAAAATGAAGCCTATTTAAAAGTACTATCTGATAGTATTGCTAAAAACTTAGAAGGTTTTAATTACGATCATATATTGTTCTCTTACCACGGTATTCCAGAACGTCACATAAAAAAATCTGACCCAACTAAATTTCATTGCAAAATAGATGGCTCTTGTTGTAGCACAAACTCTGTTGCACACAATACGTGTTACCGTCACCAATGTTATGAGACTACAAAAAGAGTTACCGCCCTTTTAGGTATACCAGAAGATAAAATAAGTGTTTCTTTCCAATCTCGTTTGCCAAACGACCCTTGGTTAAAACCATACACAGATTTTGAGTTTGAACGTTTTCCTAAAGAAGGCAAAAAGAACTTGGCTGTAATAACACCTGCCTTTGTTGCAGATTGTTTAGAGACTTTAGAAGAAATTGCTATGGAAGGTAAAGAGCAATTTACAGAAGCTGGTGGTGTAGAATACAAACACATACCTTGTTTAAACACAGATGAAAACTGGGTTTCTGTTATGGCAGACTGGGTAAACAATTGGGAAAAAGATGGTAGCTTACCTAGCTAA
- a CDS encoding CopD family protein: MDEYYLYIKSLHLIFVITWFAGLFYIPRLFIYHIEATDKPSPEKEILTTQFKLMTKRLWYIITWPSAILAVLFAVLLLIINPSFLQLPWMHVKLGFVFLLILYHLKNHQIVNQLQQDQVKYTSKFMRIWNEASTLILFSVVFLVIVRNAINWIYGVLGIFILAILLMLGIKLYKRIRSKNPNA, translated from the coding sequence ATGGATGAGTATTACCTGTATATAAAATCGCTTCACTTAATTTTTGTAATTACGTGGTTTGCTGGTTTATTTTATATACCTAGGTTGTTTATTTACCATATTGAAGCTACAGACAAACCCTCTCCAGAAAAAGAAATACTTACAACACAGTTTAAATTAATGACTAAGCGCTTGTGGTACATTATTACCTGGCCATCTGCAATTTTAGCTGTGTTATTTGCTGTATTACTACTTATAATTAACCCTTCGTTTTTACAACTACCTTGGATGCACGTAAAACTTGGGTTTGTTTTTTTATTGATTTTATACCACTTAAAAAATCACCAGATAGTAAACCAGTTACAACAAGACCAAGTAAAATACACCTCTAAATTTATGCGTATTTGGAATGAAGCCTCTACGCTTATTTTATTTTCTGTAGTGTTTTTAGTAATTGTCAGGAACGCTATTAATTGGATTTACGGTGTACTTGGCATTTTTATCTTAGCTATACTTTTAATGCTAGGTATAAAACTGTACAAACGCATTAGAAGTAAAAACCCAAACGCATAA